One part of the Arthrobacter tumbae genome encodes these proteins:
- a CDS encoding sensor histidine kinase gives MAIFTDPIREHTGFAPGDAEWLHLLVGDWQMVADLAFADLALWFPLHDGGYVALAHVRPSTSHTVFHSDFVGERIRADLQPLVDKAWESQQIERSGETNWTTEMAMRVEAVPMVRNGRTLAVVTSHMDLSSSRMPSRLELTYRQCAYDLLRMATLGLWPDFATPTGSRRGAPRVGDGLIRLDVDGVVQYASPNGVSAFRRLGDVETLEGRPLAEIVTSLLTDRRVVDETLPLVLTGKMPWRTEIESRGVSLSLRAIPLRDEKERFGALVLCRDVSELRRREMELVSKDATIREIHHRVKNNLQTVAALLRMQSRRMVSDEAKLGLEQAMRRVATIALVHETLSQGLSQSVDFDELIARQFRLSAEVASPNQAVRTERAGEFGELPSDFATPLALVINELVTNAVEHGLADQPGTVWLKADRSVGDDGEMLTVSIMDDGAGLPTDGYSEGLGLQIVRTLVMSELGGTIEWTSREGGGTVVSIEMGIPGARRKTGASAPTPHRN, from the coding sequence GTGGCAATCTTCACCGACCCGATCCGGGAACACACGGGTTTTGCGCCGGGAGATGCTGAGTGGCTGCATCTGTTGGTGGGGGACTGGCAGATGGTCGCAGACCTTGCATTCGCTGACCTTGCGCTGTGGTTTCCCCTTCACGACGGCGGCTATGTTGCCCTGGCACACGTGCGCCCTTCAACGTCGCACACCGTGTTTCACAGCGACTTCGTGGGCGAACGGATCCGTGCCGATCTTCAGCCACTGGTCGACAAAGCCTGGGAAAGCCAGCAGATCGAGCGTTCCGGGGAAACCAACTGGACCACAGAGATGGCGATGCGAGTCGAAGCGGTTCCCATGGTGCGAAACGGGAGAACGCTCGCCGTCGTGACGTCGCATATGGACCTATCCAGCTCGCGCATGCCATCCCGGCTGGAGCTGACCTACCGCCAGTGCGCGTATGATCTGCTGCGGATGGCAACTCTCGGCCTGTGGCCCGATTTTGCTACCCCCACTGGATCAAGGCGTGGTGCTCCGCGCGTGGGCGACGGACTGATCCGGCTCGATGTTGACGGCGTGGTGCAGTACGCCAGCCCTAACGGTGTCTCGGCATTCCGAAGGCTGGGCGACGTTGAAACGCTTGAGGGCCGTCCGCTCGCCGAGATCGTGACGTCCTTGCTGACGGACCGGAGGGTGGTCGACGAGACCCTTCCCCTCGTGCTGACAGGGAAGATGCCCTGGCGGACGGAAATCGAATCGCGGGGCGTCAGTCTGTCCCTGCGTGCCATTCCGCTGCGCGATGAGAAGGAGCGTTTCGGTGCCCTCGTGCTCTGCCGCGATGTGTCTGAGCTCAGGCGCCGGGAAATGGAGTTGGTCTCCAAGGACGCCACCATCCGCGAAATTCACCATCGTGTGAAAAACAACCTGCAGACCGTCGCCGCACTGCTGAGAATGCAGTCTCGTCGAATGGTGAGCGACGAGGCCAAGCTGGGTCTGGAACAGGCTATGCGACGGGTCGCCACCATTGCCCTCGTGCACGAGACCCTGTCGCAGGGTCTCTCCCAGAGTGTGGACTTTGACGAGCTCATTGCACGCCAGTTCCGGCTGTCCGCTGAAGTAGCCTCGCCCAACCAGGCGGTGCGCACTGAGCGGGCAGGGGAGTTCGGCGAGCTGCCCAGCGACTTCGCTACCCCGCTTGCGCTGGTCATCAATGAGCTGGTGACAAACGCCGTCGAACATGGACTGGCGGACCAGCCGGGTACAGTGTGGCTGAAAGCCGACCGAAGCGTGGGCGACGACGGCGAGATGCTCACCGTATCAATCATGGACGACGGCGCCGGCCTGCCCACTGACGGCTACAGCGAGGGACTTGGTCTGCAGATCGTTCGGACGCTGGTGATGAGTGAGCTCGGCGGAACGATCGAATGGACCTCCCGTGAGGGAGGGGGCACGGTCGTGTCCATTGAGATGGGCATCCCGGGAGCACGCCGCAAAACGGGAGCATCGGCGCCCACTCCGCACAGGAACTGA
- a CDS encoding WhiB family transcriptional regulator: MDWRSRAACLDKDPELFFPVGNTGPALLQIEEAKSVCRRCQVVDTCLQWAIESGQDAGVWGGLSEDERRALKRRAARARRAS, from the coding sequence ATGGACTGGCGTAGCCGCGCTGCCTGCCTAGACAAAGACCCGGAACTGTTCTTCCCGGTCGGCAACACAGGGCCTGCCCTGCTTCAAATCGAAGAAGCGAAGAGCGTTTGCCGCCGCTGCCAGGTGGTGGACACCTGTCTCCAGTGGGCAATCGAATCTGGCCAGGACGCTGGCGTATGGGGTGGCCTGAGCGAAGATGAGCGACGCGCGCTCAAACGGCGCGCGGCCCGCGCACGTCGCGCCTCCTGA